The following proteins come from a genomic window of Henningerozyma blattae CBS 6284 chromosome 4, complete genome:
- the MRE11 gene encoding MRX complex nuclease subunit (similar to Saccharomyces cerevisiae MRE11 (YMR224C); ancestral locus Anc_8.744), whose protein sequence is MDLPDEDTIRILITTDNHVGYNETDPITGDDSWKTFNEIMTIAKKNNVDMIVQSGDLFHINKPTKKSLYQVMKSIRSNCLGNRPCELELLSDPSKVLQYNDFTNLNYEDPNYNISIPIFGISGNHDDASGDNLLSPMDILHVSGLLNHFGKVTQTDNIQLTPLLFQKGITKLALYGIAAVRDERLFRTFKEGNVKFEVPTMQESEWFNMICIHQNHTQHTNTAFLPEQFLPDFLDLVIWGHEHECIPNLAFNPNKNFNVLQPGSSVATSLCDAEAKEKFVFILEVKNGEKPNLIPIKLNTVRTFLMKNISLSDVPYLRPHDKESISKYLTQQVEIIIEEANEITKKNLQSQMSDDATINFDLSQDSNANEDENEDLLKELPLPLIRLRVDYSSPVNAQSDIDFQVENPRRFSNRFVGRVANSNNVVQFYKKRKPQSSASKRNSNKKKILSGMDMNNEDIERILNESGADNELQVQTLVNDFLSKMQLSLLPELGMNEAVKRFVDKDEKHVLKEFIDQEIENESNILAKSKDFNYNEDIEELKHLMKQVKQANINTKQTNELNGKTANTTSNTKYTSVKKVDLDEDFVMNSNSNADDNSLSGIVSNSYSSESITNMEEDELTSKINGTRTNISSNSKSLRSTNVPAENSAQKKSRSRTTGNTLRKPTSKPVTTKKKVSPISDSVVISDESDLGPDEFISQLDNTYGAQNNSQFNVASSEFDDDPIELSDNDNYNPPPSNKPKPAKRIPTTRKKSTTTSKSSRSTSSRTPKTDVLQSLLNRKRR, encoded by the coding sequence ATGGATTTGCCTGATGAAGATACCATTAGAATTTTAATTACGACAGATAATCATGTGGGGTATAATGAAACAGATCCAATCACTGGTGATGATTCTTGGAAAACTTTTAATGAGATCATGACTATtgctaaaaaaaacaatgtTGATATGATTGTCCAATCTGGAGACTTATTCCACATTAATAAACCCACTAAGAAATCATTGTATCAAGTAATGAAATCCATTAGATCTAATTGCTTGGGCAATAGACCATGtgaattggaattattaAGTGACCCTTCGAAAGTTTTACAATATAACgattttacaaatttgaattatgaAGATcctaattataatatttctattcCAATATTTGGGATATCAGGGAATCATGATGATGCATCAGGTGATAATCTTTTATCTCCAATGGATATTTTACACGTTTCTGGgttattaaatcattttggAAAAGTTACACAAACAgataatattcaattaactcctttattatttcaaaaaggTATAACAAAATTAGCATTATATGGTATAGCAGCAGTTAGGGATGAACGTTTATTCAGAACTTTTAAAGAGGGAAACGTTAAATTTGAAGTGCCTACAATGCAAGAATCGGAATGGTTTAATATGATCTGCATTCATCAAAATCATACACAACATACAAATACTGCATTTTTACCTGAGCAATTCTTACCTGATTTCCTAGATTTGGTCATTTGGGGTCATGAGCATGAATGCATTCCTAATTTAGCATTTAATCCaaacaaaaatttcaacGTCTTACAACCTGGCTCATCAGTAGCAACTTCTTTATGCGATGCAGAGGCAAAAGAAAAGtttgtatttatattaGAAGTGAAAAATGGAGAAAAACCAAATTTAATcccaattaaattaaatacaGTTAGGACATTCcttatgaaaaatatctCTTTAAGTGATGTCCCATATTTAAGACCTCATGATAAAGAATcaatttccaaatatttaactCAACAggtagaaataataattgaagaAGCAAATGAAATTACTAAGAAAAACTTACAATCCCAGATGAGCGATGATGCTACTATAAATTTTGATCTAAGTCAAGATAGCAATGCTAATGAAGATGAGaatgaagatttattgaaagaattaCCGTTACCATTAATTAGGTTGCGAGTTGATTATAGTTCTCCAGTAAATGCTCAATCTGATATAGATTTTCAAGTAGAGAATCCACGTAGGTTTAGTAATAGATTTGTAGGGAGAGTGgcaaatagtaataatgtGGTACagttttataaaaaaaggaaacCGCAATCATCAGCTTCTAAgagaaattcaaataagaaaaagatCCTATCTGGGATGGATATGAATAATGAAGACattgaaagaattttaaaCGAGTCAGGTGCTGATAACGAATTACAAGTTCAGACTTTAGTTAATGATTTCTTAAGTAAAATGCAATTATCTCTATTACCAGAATTAGGTATGAATGAAGCTGTTAAGCGTTTCGTTGACAAAGATGAAAAACatgttttaaaagaattcattgatcaagaaattgaaaatgaatccAATATTTTAGCTAAGAGCAAAGATTTCAATtataatgaagatattgaagaattaaagcACTTAATGAAGCAAGTTAAACAAGCTAATATAAATACTAAACAAACGAATGAATTAAATGGTAAAACTGCAAATACAACATCCAATACTAAATATACCTCTGTGAAGAAAGTTGATTTGGACGAAGATTTTGTTatgaattcaaattctaatgCAGATGATAATTCTTTGTCTGGTATTGTTAGCAATTCCTATTCTTCAGAATCAATTACAAACATGGAAGAAGATGAACTTACGTCAAAAATAAACGGAACACGTACTAATATAAGTTCCAattcaaaatctttaaGATCAACAAATGTGCCTGCCGAAAATTCTGCACAGAAGAAATCACGTTCTAGAACTACTGGTAATACTTTAAGGAAACCTACATCTAAACCTGTAACAACCAAAAAGAAAGTTTCACCGATCTCTGATTCAGTTGTAATCTCAGATGAGAGTGATTTAGGTCCCGACGAATTTATTTCGCAGCTTGATAATACATATGGTGCTCAGAATAATAGCCAATTCAATGTAGCTTCTAGtgaatttgatgatgatcCAATAGAATTAAGTGATAACGATAATTATAATCCACCTCCATCTAATAAACCAAAACCCGCAAAGAGAATACCAACTACTAGAAAGAAGTCTACAACAACATCTAAATCTAGTAGGTCAACTTCATCTCGTACACCTAAGACAGATGTTCTACAGAGTTTACTAAATCGTAAACGAAGGTAA
- the PLP2 gene encoding Plp2p (similar to Saccharomyces cerevisiae PLP2 (YOR281C); ancestral locus Anc_8.743), whose protein sequence is MGNDPLIQVQVDESEDTEWNDILRKHGVIPERPPSPTAQIEEALAEALEKQHENRLEGKDLSDLEELEDDEDEDFLEFYRQKRLAEIAKLQEKSKFGDVYHINKPEYNKEVTEASKGDAAKLDSQKSSSYLDSNEKDNVETDSKGIYVFVHLSLQSKLQSRILTHLFESSAKKYQEIKFVEIIGTRAIENYPEANCPTILVYYKGEVLKNMITLLELGGNDTNMKDFEKLMVQVGAVDEADKRLMINTDSDESQEERHLKFANKKSIRSGIKGKFDLGAGSYEDDHDDFFD, encoded by the coding sequence ATGGGCAATGACCCTTTAATCCAAGTCCAGGTTGATGAATCTGAAGATACCGAATGGAATGACATCTTGAGAAAACATGGTGTTATTCCAGAAAGACCACCTTCTCCAACAGCTCAAATAGAGGAAGCTTTGGCAGAAGCTTTAGAAAAACAACATGAAAACAGACTAGAAGGTAAAGATTTGTCGGAtcttgaagaattagaagatgatgaagatgaggaTTTCTTAGAGTTCTATAGACAAAAGAGACTAGCAGAAATCGCAAAATTACaggaaaaatcaaaatttggAGACGTATATCATATTAATAAGCctgaatataataaagaagTGACTGAAGCAAGTAAAGGTGATGCTGCAAAACTTGATTCTCAAAAGTCCTCCAGCTATTTGGattctaatgaaaaagataatgTAGAAACAGATTCTAAGGGTATTTATGTCTTTGTACATTTATCTTTACAAAGTAAATTACAAAGTAGAATATTAACtcatttatttgaatcttctgctaaaaaatatcaagaaATCAAATTTGTTGAGATAATAGGTACTAGAgctattgaaaattatccAGAAGCAAATTGTCCCACAATTTTAGTATATTATAAAGGTgaagttttgaaaaatatgattacattattagaattaggTGGAAATGATACTAATATgaaagattttgaaaaactaATGGTTCAAGTAGGTGCTGTGGATGAAGCGGATAAAAGATTGATGATAAATACAGATTCTGATGAATCACAAGAAGAAAGACATTTAAAGTTTGCTAATAAGAAAAGCATCAGATCTGGAATCAAAGGAAAATTCGATTTAGGTGCTGGATCTTATGAGGATGATCATGAcgatttttttgattaa
- the UBP8 gene encoding ubiquitin-specific protease UBP8 (similar to Saccharomyces cerevisiae UBP8 (YMR223W); ancestral locus Anc_8.742) — protein sequence MVECQHLTEIFSNNSKKDEFLTVYYSTKSTLSRTSVQDKLRYTMICSECHQLNNGTSFLCIQCGNCGCWNGSHSMNHYKSTNHPFGVNSLNGLLYCFHCNDYVFVEELLLTPKIQKYWNRISNETSIPTLTQAHGLKGLVNMGSTCYMSSILQCLMHNPLFVDLSMKGVHYNYCKIQDPMKCMSCAIDNIISETYGNKKTTPNEGLVDILNCSWRVNKNLAGYTQQDAHEFLQFILNQMHNDYKLNEIHDTNKQEMNGTDFKTMVNGNSSKEHLHLCNCLPHTIFQGFLKSIISCSECKAQSQTTIDPYMDLSLDVKGKSTLYECLESFHRTERLHDFTYNCKKCNKSQDANRQLSILKLAPIMVIQLKRFEHLITGSSVKINDFVEFPLHLNMKSFCTAPTPDTDPTNLNEKTNKSTPDMIYELTGIVTHRGTVNEGHYITYTKTADGVWYQFNDSVVMKVPLEQMLKEQAYLLIYTIRQFN from the coding sequence atggTAGAATGTCAGCATTTGACTGAAATATTTAGTAATAATTCGAAGaaagatgaatttttaacaGTGTATTACTCTACCAAATCTACACTTTCAAGAACCTCCGTTCAAGATAAATTGAGATATACAATGATTTGTTCTGAATGTCATCAATTAAACAATGGTACCTCGTTTCTTTGTATCCAATGTGGTAATTGTGGCTGCTGGAACGGCTCACATTCCATGAATCATTATAAATCAACAAATCATCCATTTGGtgtaaattctttaaacgGCCTTTTATATTGTTTTCATTGTAATGATTATGTGTTTGTTGAAGAATTACTTTTAACTccaaaaattcaaaaatattggaaTAGAATATCCAATGAAACATCAATTCCGACATTAACTCAGGCACATGGTTTAAAAGGGTTGGTAAATATGGGTTCTACATGTTATATGAGTAGTATTCTACAATGTCTGATGCATAACCCCTTATTTGTTGATCTTTCTATGAAAGGTGTTCACTATAACTATTGTAAAATTCAAGATCCTATGAAATGCATGTCGTGTGCAAtagataatataatttcagAAACGTATGGAAATAAAAAGACAACTCCAAATGAAGGTCTAGTggatattttgaattgttCATGGAgagtaaataaaaatttggCAGGTTACACTCAGCAAGATGCCCATgaatttttacaatttatattaaatcaaatgcATAATGATTATAAGTTAAATGAAATTCATGATACAAATAAACAAGAAATGAATGGTAcagattttaaaacaatGGTAAACGGTAATAGCAGTAAAGAGCATCTTCACTTATGCAATTGCTTACCGCATACCATATTTCAAGGCTTCttaaaaagtataatatCATGTTCAGAATGCAAAGCACAGTCTCAAACAACAATAGATCCATACATGGATCTTTCATTAGATGTTAAAGGAAAATCTACTCTTTATGAATGTTTAGAAAGCTTTCATAGAACAGAACGATTGCATGATTTCACttataattgtaaaaaGTGTAACAAATCACAAGATGCAAATAGGCAACTAAGCATTTTGAAACTAGCCCCAATAATGGTGATACAATTAAAGAGATTTGAACATTTAATTACTGGTTCAAgtgtaaaaataaatgattttgTAGAATTTCCCTTGcatttaaatatgaaatCATTTTGTACAGCACCAACACCAGATACTGATCCAAcaaatttgaatgaaaaaacGAATAAAAGTACCCCAGATATGATTTATGAATTAACCGGGATTGTTACTCATAGAGGAACAGTGAATGAAGGTCATTACATCACATATACAAAAACTGCAGACGGTGTATGGTACCAATTTAACGATTCAGTAGTTATGAAAGTTCCTCTGGAGCAAATGTTGAAAGAACAAGCATACCTTTTGATATATACCATAAGgcaatttaattaa
- the TBLA0D01080 gene encoding alpha/beta hydrolase (similar to Saccharomyces cerevisiae FSH2 (YMR222C); ancestral locus Anc_8.741), which translates to MPKRILMLHGLAQTGEYFSSKTKNFRIELEKLGYSLYYPTAPNKYSAADLPEEIGSADSSTNESHEVTAWIEDDLINESYNLPQTTITFLHDYVIENGPFEGIIGFSQGAGVAGFLVTDFNKLLGLTKEEQPPLKFFMSFSGFRFRPDKYQEQYDNHPISIPSLHVRGDLDTITSSAKVDALYNSCNVENRTKMIHKGGHYVPTSRGVIKKMIDWLQAVNKY; encoded by the coding sequence ATGCCTAAACGTATTTTAATGTTACATGGTTTGGCGCAAACTGGTGAATATTTCTCCTCTAAGACTAAGAACTTTCGtattgaattagaaaagcTAGGATATAGCTTATACTATCCTACAGCCCCCAATAAATATTCTGCAGCAGATTTGCCTGAAGAAATAGGGTCCGCTGACAGTAGTACCAATGAATCACATGAAGTTACAGCATGGATAGAGGAcgatttaattaatgaaagcTACAATTTACCACAAACTACAATTACCTTTTTACACGACTATGTTATAGAGAATGGTCCATTTGAGGGAATAATAGGATTTAGTCAAGGTGCCGGCGTTGCAGGCTTCTTGGTTAcagattttaataaattgcTAGGTTTGACCAAAGAAGAACAACCAcctttgaaatttttcatgTCCTTTAGTGGGTTTCGATTCAGACCCGATAAGTATCAAGAACAGTACGATAACCATCCAATAAGCATACCTTCGTTACATGTAAGGGGTGATCTAGATACAATAACATCTAGTGCTAAAGTTGATGCCCTATACAATTCATGCAATGTTGAGAATAGAACCAAAATGATACATAAAGGTGGTCACTATGTTCCAACATCTAGAGGtgtaattaaaaaaatgatagaCTGGTTACAAGCggttaataaatattag
- the RFM1 gene encoding Rfm1p (similar to Saccharomyces cerevisiae RFM1 (YOR279C); ancestral locus Anc_8.738), giving the protein MLQTEQDYNQEMTNGTTISVASTSPINQQGIISDKDWNLHASNVSMLSELKKKQKELQLNIEAFSSTVPYLEYENYNEYYVLKTFKRGKSISGIVDLEQLKNNQYGDYYEKITYDHLKVNDKNESKISSHESSLNVSPIIESNEPKNTDTITPSSIDNKANEPPDSIMTRIRTRTRGNKSNDRQMVKPELKAKIQNSSNTIKNTATSKPINSLYEVIVPKDKFPERRSDWILPQRKRYVMKATRNSTPKVPYITISRLFKVPKIERLINSKQQSKKIKRSKR; this is encoded by the coding sequence atgcttCAAACAGAACAAGATTATAATCAGGAAATGACAAACGGTACAACTATTTCGGTTGCTAGTACATCACCTATAAACCAGCAAGGTATTATTTCTGATAAAGATTGGAATTTACATGCATCAAATGTATCTATGCTAAGTGAGCTAAAGAAAAAGCAAAAGGAATTGCAATTGAATATTGAAGCTTTTTCTAGTACTGTTCCATATTTGGAATATGAAAACTATAATGAATATTACGTTTTAAAGACCTTCAAAAGAGGAAAATCAATTAGTGGAATAGTGGATTTAGAACAATTAAAGAACAATCAATACGGAGattattatgaaaaaattacataCGATCATTTAAAGGTAAATGATAAGAATGAATCCAAGATTTCATCTCATGAATCATCATTGAATGTTTCTCCAATAATAGAGAGTAATGAACCCAAAAATACTGATACAATTACACCATCAtctattgataataaagcTAACGAACCTCCAGATTCAATAATGACTAGAATACGAACAAGAACAAGAGGCAATAAATCTAATGACAGACAAATGGTAAAACCTGAACTGAAAGCCAAAATCCAGAATTCCAGCAATACTATAAAGAATACAGCTACCTCGAAACCTATCAATTCTCTATATGAAGTTATCGTGCCCAAGGATAAATTTCCTGAAAGAAGATCAGATTGGATATTGCCACAAAGGAAAAGGTATGTTATGAAAGCCACAAGGAACAGCACTCCAAAAGTTCCATATATTACTATATCCCgattatttaaagttcCAAAGATTGAAAGATTAATCAATAGTAAACAACAATcgaaaaagataaaaagaTCCAAACGATAA
- the GUA1 gene encoding GMP synthase (glutamine-hydrolyzing) (similar to Saccharomyces cerevisiae GUA1 (YMR217W); ancestral locus Anc_8.733), with protein MVSVEQVSNMFDTILVLDFGSQYSHLITRRLREFNVYAEMLPCTQKISELGWTPKGVILSGGPYSVYAEDAPHVDHAVFDLNVPILGICYGMQELAWINGKQVGRGEKREYGPATLNVLTKDDPLFQGVDNSRVWMSHGDKLHGLPTNFKVIATSDNSPYCGVVHETKPIYGIQFHPEVTHSTLGKVLLKNFAVNLCKTKQNWTMENFIDSEIQRIRDLVGPTAEVIGAVSGGVDSTVASKLMTEAIGDRFHAILVDNGVLRLDEAKNVKKTLVDGLGINLKVVDASEEFLSKLKGVTDPEQKRKIIGHTFIHVFEREAALIKPKDGQEIKFLLQGTLYPDVIESISFKGPSQTIKTHHNVGGLLDDMKLQLIEPLRELFKDEVRHLGELLGISHELVWRHPFPGPGIAIRVLGEVTKEQVAIARHADSIYIEEIRKHGLYDKISQAFACLLPVKTVGVQGDNRVYDQVIALRAIETTDFMTCDWFPFDHAFLKKVSSRIVNEVDGVARVVYDITSKPPATVEWE; from the coding sequence ATGGTCTCTGTAGAACAAGTCTCTAACATGTTCGACACTATCTTAGTGTTGGACTTCGGTTCTCAATATTCTCACTTAATTACAAGAAGATTAAGAGAATTCAATGTCTATGCTGAAATGCTACCATGTACTCAAAAGATTTCTGAATTAGGTTGGACTCCAAAGGGTGTTATCTTGTCTGGTGGTCCATACTCCGTCTATGCTGAAGATGCTCCTCACGTTGACCATGCtgtttttgatttaaacGTCCCAATCTTGGGTATCTGTTACGGTATGCAAGAATTAGCTTGGATTAACGGTAAGCAAGTTGGTAGAGGTGAAAAGAGAGAATATGGACCTGCCACTTTGAATGTTTTAACCAAAGACGATCCATTATTCCAAGGTGTCGACAACTCCAGAGTTTGGATGTCTCATGGTGATAAATTGCATGGGTTACCAACCAACTTCAAAGTTATTGCTACTTCTGATAACTCTCCATACTGTGGTGTCGTTCACGAAACTAAACCAATTTATGGTATTCAATTCCACCCTGAAGTTACCCATTCTACTTTAGGTAAGGTTTTATTGAAGAACTTCGCTGTTAACTTATGTAAAACTAAACAAAATTGGACTATGGAAAACTTCATTGATTCAGAAATTCAAAGAATCAGAGATTTAGTTGGTCCAACTGCTGAAGTTATTGGTGCCGTCTCTGGTGGTGTTGACTCCACTGTCGCTTCCAAATTGATGACTGAAGCTATCGGTGACAGATTCCATGCCATTTTAGTCGACAACGGTGTTTTAAGATTAGACGAAGCCAAGAATGTCAAGAAAACTTTAGTTGATGGTTTAGGTATCAATTTGAAAGTTGTAGATGCTTCTGAAGAATTTTTGTCTAAATTGAAAGGTGTTACTGATCCAGAacaaaagagaaaaatcATTGGTCACACTTTTATTCATGTTTTTGAAAGAGAAGCTGCTTTAATTAAACCAAAAGATGGtcaagaaattaaatttttattacaagGTACTTTATACCCAGATGTCATTGAATCCATCTCATTTAAAGGTCCTTCTCAAACTATCAAGACTCATCACAACGTAGGTGGGTTATTAGACGACATGAAACTACAATTGATTGAACCATTAAGAGAATTGTTTAAAGATGAAGTCAGACACTTAGGTGAATTATTGGGAATTTCTCACGAATTAGTCTGGAGACATCCTTTCCCAGGTCCAGGTATTGCTATTCGTGTTTTAGGTGAAGTCACAAAGGAACAAGTTGCTATCGCAAGACATGCGGATTCTATCTacattgaagaaattagaaAACATGGCTTGTATGACAAGATTTCTCAAGCCTTTGCTTGTTTATTACCTGTCAAGACTGTCGGTGTCCAAGGTGATAACAGAGTCTATGACCAAGTCATTGCTTTAAGAGCTATCGAAACTACTGATTTTATGACTTGTGATTGGTTCCCATTCGATCACGCTTTCTTAAAGAAGGTTTCTTCAAGAATCGTTAATGAAGTTGATGGTGTAGCTAGAGTTGTCTATGATATCACTTCTAAACCACCTGCCACTGTAGAATGggaataa
- the SKY1 gene encoding serine/threonine protein kinase SKY1 (similar to Saccharomyces cerevisiae SKY1 (YMR216C); ancestral locus Anc_8.732) — MLFQRETITKKPKPPKSNLSLALQSSNNSSGNNSNVTKTNSTLKINSNTSTLKNSTRHSSNHDFKLLNNIHHSNTNSSHRSAGTTTSTNASTTGDHASSDEDLDDEDDYSSCDGKNEESLKDYKPGGYHPAYKGECYNNNRYLLIRKLGWGHFSTVWLAKDNKLNSYVAMKIVRSDKVYTDAAKDEIKLLKKVTANSDQNVEGSHFTMNLLDNFIHSGPNGDHVVMIFEVLGENLLSLIKKYEHRGIPIIYVKQIAKQLLLGLDYMHRNCGIIHTDIKPENVLLEIGDVEVIVEMVEALDRQKKEIKKIQRKISRSGTIDSFNSSHSFMSSTSNNATNNITTNANVNNNTSNYNSSNPFANTSTNKHNNIPLKLDVNSHSTLNSNSNSSVQVQRVPSRKPRRHTLITNSQPLPSPISSSNFYELKNQFLNSNSNFNNNNSISNNHSNSISNSGIWNGPSASSHARNNNLNLERNPSFSNSLLPTTPTRHNTHSALSHTHHTSSNNDIPAIANSHSLSISRKSTNSISSPHAIQNNQINQPNNNQHITNSLSSLDISTQNTPQKLNNNNSNNTNNKPILNNPFQNQNSNTHENDLVKNMDSNVTDDNAVLMQEDNQNTSMIRIKIADLGNACWIDEHYTDSIQTREYRSPEILLRAPWGCSADIWSTGCLIFELLTGDFLFEPDEGNSYSKDDDHIAQIIELLGEIPSYLLRNGRSSSDFFNSRGNLRNISKLKYWPLKDVLMEKYKFEEKDAVEIADFLLPMLKIDPRKRADAGGLVNHPWLNDTLGMENVHVPDRLVYGSGADIPGWDQEVSHHSRAHKTISGDA; from the coding sequence ATGTTGTTTCAAAGAGAAACAATCACCAAAAAACCTAAACCACCAAAATCAAACTTATCATTAGCTTTACAAAGCTCGAATAATTCGTCTGggaataattcaaatgtaacaaaaacaaattctactttaaaaattaattcaaatacatctactttgaaaaattccaCTCGTCATTCATCCAATCatgatttcaaattattgaaCAATATTCATCATTCCAATACGAATAGTAGTCATAGATCTGCAGGTACTACCACTAGTACAAATGCATCCACTACAGGGGATCATGCTTCAAGTGATGAAGATTTGGATGACGAAGATGATTATTCATCCTGTGATGGTAAGAATGAAGAATCTTTGAAAGACTATAAGCCAGGTGGGTACCATCCTGCCTACAAAGGGGAGTgctataataataatagatatCTGTTGATAAGAAAATTGGGATGGGGCCATTTCTCTACAGTTTGGTTAGCCAAAGATAACAAATTGAATTCATACGTAGCTATGAAGATTGTCAGAAGCGATAAAGTTTATACAGATGCTGCTAAggatgaaattaaattattgaaaaaagttaCAGCAAATAGCGATCAAAATGTGGAAGGTTCTCATTTTACAATGAACCTCCTGGATAATTTCATTCATTCAGGTCCCAATGGTGACCATGTAGTCATGATTTTTGAAGTTCTTGgtgaaaatttattatctttaattaaaaaatatgagCATAGAGGTATACCAATCATTTATGTGAAACAAATTGcaaaacaattattattgggGTTGGACTATATGCATAGAAATTGTGGTATTATCCATACTGATATTAAACCAGAAAATGTATTACTAGAGATTGGTGATGTAGAGGTAATTGTAGAGATGGTGGAAGCCTTGGATAGacaaaagaaagaaatcaaaaagatccaaagaaaaatatcaagatCTGGCACTATagattcttttaattcatcgCATAGCTTTATGAGTTCCACTTCAAATAACGCTACCAATAATATCACTACCAATGcaaatgtaaataataatactagtAATTATAATAGTAGTAATCCCTTTGCTAATACATCTACAAATaaacataataatattcctTTAAAACTTGACGTTAATTCTCATTCAActttaaattctaattctaattcttcagtGCAAGTTCAACGTGTACCAAGTAGAAAACCAAGAAGGCATACTTTAATTACAAATTCTCAACCATTGCCTTCTCCAATAAgttcttcaaatttttatgaattgaaaaatcaatttttaaatagtaacagtaatttcaataataataattctatttcaaataacCATTCAAATAGTATATCTAATTCTGGAATTTGGAATGGTCCATCTGCCTCTTCTCATGctagaaataataacttaaatttagaaagaAATCCAagtttttctaattctttattaccAACTACACCAACTCGTCATAATACTCATTCTGCTCTTTCGCATACTCATCATACTTCGTccaataatgatattccAGCAATTGCCAATTCACACAGCTTAAGCATTTCAAGAAAATcaacaaattcaataaGCAGTCCTCATgcaattcaaaataatcaaataaaccagcccaataataatcaacATATCacaaattctttatcttcattAGATATCTCTACTCAGAATACTCcacaaaaattaaataataataatagtaataataccaataataagccaattctaaataatccatttcaaaatcaaaattcaaatacacATGAAAATGATTTGGTAAAAAATATGGATTCAAATGTGACAGATGATAATGCTGTTTTGATGCAAGAAGATAACCAAAATACAAGTATGATCAGAATAAAAATTGCTGATTTAGGTAACGCTTGTTGGATAGATGAACATTATACAGATTCTATCCAGACAAGAGAATACAGATCCCCAGAAATCTTATTAAGAGCTCCCTGGGGTTGTTCGGCTGACATTTGGTCAACTGGTTgcttaatttttgaattattaacgGGCGATTTTCTATTTGAACCAGATGAAGGAAACTCTTATTCAAAAGATGATGACCATATTGCacaaattattgaattattaggTGAAATTCCGTCATACCTCTTAAGAAATGGGAGATCATCTtctgatttttttaattcaagaggaaatttaagaaatatttcaaaattgaaatattggCCGCTAAAGGATGTATTaatggaaaaatataaatttgaagaaaaagatgCTGTAGAAATTGCCGATTTCCTTTTGCCAATGTTGAAAATTGATCCAAGAAAAAGAGCAGATGCTGGTGGTTTAGTTAATCATCCATGGTTAAATGACACTTTAGGTATGGAGAATGTACATGTGCCCGACAGATTGGTTTATGGATCAGGTGCAGATATCCCAGGCTGGGATCAAGAAGTATCTCATCATTCAAGAGCACATAAGACCATTTCCGGTGATGCTTAA